The genome window aaataaaaaacaatgagaacAATCATCAAAACATTTTGAAgaattgaaataaagaaaaaaaaaagacatatctctaattaaaaataaaaaaggataaaaagaagaaaaagaagaataccTTTAATATACATCATGTtgtttaaaattcttaaaataatgtTAAGATAATCTTGatgtaaatgtattaaaaactataaaaataatgttcaacCTGTGCACCAACACGATAAATATcttactaatattattaaactcgattCATCTACTCTAAGAGATGATGTGTGCTTTGTTAGTATGACTATAGCCACTTTATAAGActaaaaggacctaaaaaacttattttcaaactttttatttttatttggaaaaatctAGAGAACACCATATAAAATCTAAGTAAACTTCAAACCAACTTTTaatcacttaaaaaatcaaaaaaatcaccTCAATTCAAAAAACTAATAACATAAAGGATAAAGAACAACTCAACAAAACTCCTCTcgtcaaatgaaaaaaaaaaaaattgttactaGAATGTGATCGGCCAACCAATCACTTTCTCTTTACTTATCTTATAAACTAGGGATTAAAACAggaataaaatgaagttttgtatCAAAACTTAAAATGCTAAAACTATAAGGGGCATAAGAGAAGTGAACAGAGAATACGTTGACAAAAGTGAAGTTTTTTACAAGAATTCCAAAAAAGccatgttattttgttttggttttcagctgggtttctttccttttaattgTATATTTATACCACTAATGTGAATTAGCCTCGAATAAAGTTGAGAAATATAATCAAAACCTTTAATTGTTAATAATATGCAGATATTAGAGATAACCAACTCAAGAAAACACCACAAAAGGATCTacgataaattgaaaaaagcaCAATGCAAACACTTCATTAAAACACCTTTCTGTCTTAATTTCTTGTGTAATCGTAAAATATAAAACCATTCTATCAACACCAAGCACTTTCTTTACAAGCTGCCTCATCATGTTAGCATATCTTTGTTCTAGGACGTCCCAGATAGAGCGAAGCGCTTCACCAATCTAATTTGGGAcattttgatagtttttatcGACTCAGCTGCTTGGCTTGGAAGGAAGGTTCACACCACACAATCATGAAATAAAAGggtaacattaacaaaatcaaaatagtaGAGGGGCTAACCAGatcatttaacaaaaaaaaaaaaaaaaaacccttcgaGCGAGGTTGGGTTTTTTTCTCCACTCAGATTTGATCCAAAAATAATGTGAAAACTACTATAATATTGTCCAAACGATCCAGATGTTCAGTACGTATCATAAAGCATCATATAAGAGGAAAAGTACTATCATGTAATAAAACTACTTTAGAAACATCACAAAATAGTAAACTTCtaaaaatcaagtataaaatatttatgcttTCTGTGGTTTTCCTTTCAGCACAGCCGAGCTCTAGTATGACAAAGACGCTCATCCTTGCCAATATAAAGCAATCTAAACTGAGCACCAGCTCTTCCAGTTGGCGGCTTCCCTTGTGAGCTCCCGGATAGAACGATTCGAAGAAGAATTCCAGTTGCTCAATCGTGTCATTCATACTAGGAATGGCACTCCTGAATGCATCTTTGGAGCTGTCAACCAGCAAAATGGAGCAAGAAATGCATTTTCAATGAAGGGCATAGAAATCAGATATTGCCATAAGAGGTGAATAAGTAGATAGTAGATTTTCTTTTGTGCAGTTATATGCAAgacaaacaaacacacacaGCACCTCAGAAGCACAGTTCTAGCATTGATTTGGTACTCATGGTAGCTTGGCACAGATATGCACACTTCACAGCACCACATGAACTCAATTATAAGTGAAATGTTTAGTAATAATCATAGTACACCACACACGCACGCATTTTTAATGTTCCTGTCCTTTATAACACATTCAGGTTTACATCCTTGTTTCAACTATCCGATAAGCATGCTACTTCTTAATGATTCAACCCTGTGAAGTACTCATTTTATTCTTCCTGTCTTGTTATCCAACATTCAGCTTGACACTCTTGTTTCAATAACCTATGATCATGCTAGTTAATCATTCAAACATTGAATTCATTTTAACAGTTCCTAACTTGTAATCTCATATTTGGCCTGACAGCCTTGTCACTACCCCATGAACTGTTACTACTTTAATTATTTGACACCAAGATTTCCCAGCATATCCAATTCAATGAACATGGTAAACCTTTTCCTAATCAAcgtgaagatatatatatatatatagttgaaatTCTATCAAATGTGGCAGGCCATGTAAGTCTTTTTGCAAAGTAAACTATGTTCTCCCAATTTGAGATAAGTGGAATGAGTTCCGAAATATTAGCATATAGATATTCTGTCTTGCTCAAATTTAATCCTTTCTTGATTTTACCTTTGAGTATTATTTCTTCAGAACAGCTTCCGACTAACGAGAGATTAAAAAGCAGGTGCTAGCATTCTAATATAATAAATCCAGATTTGCTCAACTCAACTATCACTCAAAATATACAACGAGCTTCGTGCCTTGCTTAGATACAGTCTGGAACTACATTTTCTTCTAAAGGGCACTTCAACATTACAAATACTTACAAAAAGGGCTACATTTGACACTGGAGAAACTTAATGTCATCTGAGGCCACTAGAAAAGCTTACGGTTGAAGTGGGGGGGCGCAAGACATCAGCAAAGGaagaaagggagaaaaagaaTCCTTCAGTGAAAACCTATAGAAAGGTTAAAAGTCATATAAATTTTTCTagcattttcttcttctaagaGAAGAGAGTAGTTTTCCTATTGCATAGTTTACAAATCCCAAGCTTCTCATTGAGTGATCAAGCATATGGGACTATCCTACGAGAACTTATCCCTTACACTGAAAAGAATAAAAGTGTTAAGGGATAAATGTATTAGAATGGAAGGGCTTCTGGAAAGGGATTAACTAATGAATCAATTAAGCCAACAAGTAGAAATAGTGCCATTGTCATCACAGTGAAATGAGATAATCAGGTGGGTGACAAGGAAAGCGCGCCCAATACAAAAGCTAAAATGCAGGGTGGAAAACATGTACCACATCAGTTTTTCAAGACAGATAATCAAGGGATTACATCTTCTAGCATCACACAAAATGGCGGTCGGATGTGGAATTTACACTCGTGAAAAATTGCCACATAAATGCTAacaagttcaattctcaatagtTAGAAGTGTCATCAACAACACAGCGCAGCTAGATGGATGTACCATACTTGCAGGGAAAAGTATCTCACACAGTCAGACTGTATTTTACTCTCTAGAGTTTCCCTAGCGCTGTGTGTTGTTCCTATAGAGAAACTCTCAACagctgtttctttctttctttcacgcCAAGTTAATAAATCATCTCGTGGTACAATGGTTCACTGTAAAACAGTGAAATTGAGATAGCAGCAAAAATATAAAGCTGCTGTTtctaacctaataaaaaatctcaatctcaatcaaattcacaaaagGCAGTGATCTGAACTAAACATTAACAATAAGCACGCATGgcactaaaaggaaaaaaaatcagaatttaaaCAACCAGCAAAAAGCCAAATTAATAAAGATCAGATTTCACTTACCcagaaaatatattcaaaactAGCCAAATCAATCAGCTTTGGCATCCATATTCTTTCTAGCAGCTCTTGCATTTTCATACTCAAACTTCAAAACATTCCTAATATGGGAACTATCCTTCACATAAAACATCCTTCCAAACATACTCTCCTCAATCATCGGAAAATACTCAGAAATCACATTAGTCACGACCCAATACCACCCGGCCCcaagaaaaaaccctaaaacagcCCCAGCAAAAACCTGGGCGAACGTATGATACCCTAAATAAACCCTAGAATACATGGTCAACACAGCTAATGACCacggaaaaaaattaacagccCAATTATTCTTAATCTCCGAAAACCCAATTCCATCAAGGGTCAACAAAGTGAAATAAACAGCGAAAAAGAACATGTACTGCGAATGGCTAGAAGGCCAGCCAAGAGAATCACACATGTCAAGAAGAGCACATGTTTCAGGTCGCGCTTGTTTGACGAATGTTTTAATGATTCCGTTGATGAATTGAGAAATAAGAAGACCAAGAGCGAAAAACATGCCATGGAGTTCACGACGGAATATGAAGTGAGTGAGGAAACCGCCTAGACTTATGAAGACAGGGATCAGTGATACCCATGCTAAGAAATGGCCTATTTGGTCTCCTTTTTGGTAGCGAACGAGAGTGAGGGTCACGGCTTTTAGTGGCGTATTAGACATTTTTGAGAGTTAAAAGAGagatctagattttttttttttggggaaaGTACGGAGGGGAGGGCAATGACAGTTTTTAAGAGGAAGGATAAATCAACGGAGGAACCACGAAACACACGTTGGATGGGAACAGTCTAGCTGcactcttttaaatttttttttatcttttttccttctaattattttttatatttttaaattattttaatgtgttaatattaaaaataaattttaaaaaataaaaaaaaaattattttaatttatttttaaataaaaaatcatttgaaaaacaaccgctatcaTAATACCAAATAAGCTCATAAAAATATGTCTAAATCTGAAAATTGTATGACGTTGAAGAGAAtaatgtctttgttttcctttcttttagaaattagaaaaaaaaaactaaaactattgGGGTGTTTATAGTTGAGCCAGCATTGTTCACAtactcacaaaacactatggatgacattatgtatttttcaataattcattttggtccttgaatttttattttgtgtgattTGATCATAATTAAAGGTCAATTGTATCTGAATTCTTAGTCAAgtgtgaaattaaaagaaagagaattcaaataaaaagaagtcaAACATGGATAACGTGCTAGAGATTGCATGAAAAATACACTTAGGTcttcaatctttaaaaataacacaatgtATACAATTTAGGTCCCCTTAAATTTTAAGCAATCAATTATGGTCCACGagtttatttgtgttatttttttaatccctggttagaaagagaagagaggggGATTACTGGAATCCGACGATGTAAGAGAAAGTCATCATCCACACCATTTCCGCCCACCAAAATGAATTTTCATCCATGGGTTCCATGAAATGAAATGAGCTTTATGGTGGTTGTTTAGAGCTTTGATGTTGCATGAAAAACTAGATTTGAGCCGAAAACGACGAAACTAAAGCGgtttgattttaggtttttggaccatttttttggatatttggaGTTGATGGAATGGTTTGTGGGTGTTGTAAAtatgtttttgggttgaaatagcttgaaaattgggtttttttggcCAAAAGACTAGTTGCTCGATTTTTCGACAAGATCTACCTTGGCAGGTGACGTGTCgctgactaatttttttttaaaaaaaatagaggtagACGACAAGTCATcctcccttttaaaaaaataaaaaataaaaataagctcAAGTTCACGGGTCTGGGCTTGATGGTCCGCCAACACTCCTGGTCTCTTCATTTCAGTGGCCCAGGCACACTGGGCTCTTTTTGGCCctctttttttagattgaacataaatttaagagaaaaaaaatattgaacccgATTGAGTTCATGATTTAGATCACAAGTTTGACGAATTAAGTCACAACAACTGggctattttttttctggtattattttttattaatatcttttattgatacaacttttctttaaataatttttaaatttgtgtttcatgattttctttttcttattttacattttttggatagagattttttttataatgttgtgtgtatttaatttttttaaaatattatactaattcatctatattttgttttttttatctttcacaagaactttattttttaaaataaaaaatgtttattttcaaataatatttttaatatttgtagtcttacatgatatttttttacttttattttaattaattaatttaatatgtgtttctatttttaatatcatttgattgaataaaaaaataattttaataaacaaattcagtaTACACAACCAGGTAAATGTTTTGTCTtgtaagattaaatattttgatctatacttgtcttttgattttttaagttttgtttttggttttcgttaatatgtttttttgtttattaacacacataattctcgatttatttgattacatgtatgcatGAGCTTTTCAGtttacacttaaaaaaaatatagacaaaATTGAGTTGAAAAAGTCTATATGCACAATTTTttgtaagagaaaaaaacatctgACTCGTGACGGAGCGTGGATCAAATGGCTAGTAAGTGTCTAGAGCAAAAAGAATGGGAAAAGAAAGCagaaatatatttgattgtATAGGTAAATTTATCTTTGTAATAGTTTTGAACTTATtgtttaaaatagaaaatacttAGTAgattatattcttttaattttcattgtcTTTGTTAAGAAGTGTGtagaagaattaatttatttgcaatatttttattatttgacttGATCTTACCCGTTAAAGTCAAATAATATGaacattatatataataatgggTCAAAAAATCTACAAAATAGATGTCAAGGGTCGGGGTTCTTATATAAAACCCGGTTAACTTGACCTAACTCGTATACCTTATATATCctattaagtgttttttgttgttcaGAGCTTAATTTGTTGTTGTATGTCCTATTTGTTTGTAATTGATTCTTTCATTTTAGTCAATAGATCCATTAATGTATTAAGCCTTTATTGTTTGTTACAACTTATAATAGGTTTTGACCTAATTTATTCAAAtcttagttttaattaaactcAATCCCTGAAAATTAGCAATATAAGCCTTGCATgtagatatttataatatccaCACAAAAATTAACCCAACTCGATATATCCAACCCACtctattccaaaaaaatttgaataaatcaGATTTACAATTTGTAAAATATCATAAGTTAGGTTGGACATAGTTATGTATCCAAACCCGATCTAACTATATCTATAAACAACTTTaatcttagttttttatatccttaagaccataaccaaatattatttctcttttctccttttatcTCTCTATTTTTATGACATAAATGTTATACTTTGACACTATATCAATGCAAATTAGATTCAGTTGCAAGTGCATTTAGATACAAAAACTGAGTGCAATTGTCTAACCGCTGATCATGACTACTTCCAAAtgaccaaataatattttaaagtttagacttaacaagaaattatttattaatccatATTCATTtaagactttgtttttttttttaaataaatattatttctttcttatcttaaataataacttaaCTCTTTTATGTCAATTactgattaaataaatataattaccgTATTGTAAGCATTgtccaaaacaatattaaatttttaaacgcACAAGTCTAGGTGTTGTGTAACTTGTATTTATGgcaatgatatttaaaatatgtttacgaataaatgaaaaacaaaaataaaaatcaccctATACTTGATGTAGGTTGTTACATGTTTTTCTATCCTAATGATATCGTTTTATAAGCAGTGTTTTATGTTGAGTTGAGAATTAGTCCCTCTTTAAAATTAGTGATTTAGGACATGGACACAAGCAAGGCCAGTCCTcagttttaatataaacatacattgatatttaattcagtgtttgagaatgttgttgaaattatattctttaaaaatttaattttttatttaaaattatttttttatatttttagatcattttgatatgctgatgttaaaaataattttttttttaattttttttttgatatatgtataagtaaaaaacactttgaaccgtaATTACTATTACACTCCCAAACACGCTTAAATctattctaatttattaaggAAAAATGGTCCTAAGGCACCATTCATACTTAGAGAATGTggtcatgtttgtttttcaaagtggttttttacttgaaaatatattaaaataatattttttttaaaaaaattatttttgacatcaacacatcaaaatgatatgaaaacaccaaaaaatattaatttaaaacaacataaataaataaaatttaaattttttcaaaaatatttttaaaatacaggtCAAGTCAGCCTAGTCCTAGTTCTCTAGctacagaagaagaaaatagaattttaaaagaagaaataaaaggtagatgcaattacaaatttaaatgaatgtccaatcaaattcaattactgatgagggagggagggaggttCATGTCCCTTGCATCTCCCAGATTCAAGATTCCATCACAGTTAATGGTTTCGAGAGACTGCTATGAATTCTATTTAGATGAAAGATTAAGGATGAAGAGATTCTTGAGTACAAAATCCTCAGAGAGTACATATGTCTCACCATGGAAACATGAAGAtctacaagaaaaaaagaattaattaattacatttgCTTAACAACTCATTTTATTGATAATGATTGgatcataatattaattttttttgctcaatTGATGACAAGTGCTTAGATTTAGGTATAATGTTGTTGAGAAGAATGcttaattgattgagaaattgaaaagtttttaaTGAAGAATCTCTTGAATACATAGAGGGAGTTACAgccattcttttatttttcagttttttattttataattaaaaaaaataatgattaaaaaatagatttttttttgtaaaaaaactgaaaataaaataaataaccgAATAATAATTTGGTTCGGGCCTTATTTTTGTAAGCCCATTAACTTAGCCCTCtatagaattttgtttttgtttctttttgttcacgtcaaccattattttttttttaattttcttacattTATTTAACCTAAATATAGAAGAGAAAAACTAAACCCCACATCAAGCACATGACTAGTAGCATTAAAAttcaagcacaaaaaaaaaaaaaaaaaaaaactagatgaagagaaggaaaagaagaaaattgaggaTCTTATACATTGGGTATttgtaattcttgatttattttttatttgaggtatGTGCAGTGATTGTATGGAAGTATTTTGATTGTAAACTAATTGCAGTTTCAGGAAAAATGCTTGATGCTCATTGATTCTTTAGTTCGTTCGCGagcatgaaaatttttattgtcGGCTAAGCTTGATTAGGAAgctttcatcattttttcttcaaattagtcCTTTTACTTTAAACAATATTCATGGAATAACCCTCAtagttcgatttttttttataaaaaaatacaatcaagtAAAATTTATTCGTTGACATTAAATCCAGATAAGAATTGTGCATATGAGTATAATATCAAATCTTTTCTAGATAAATCAAGGAATTTATTATCGACTCAGTTTGTCATAAAGATTATATGTTATGTATTTttcaaacataatatttttacacTTTATCAGAGCTAACGGAGTTCAACAATGATTTTCCTTGTAAGAATGATCTTTTAACCTTATAAGATCCTTCATAATTAGAGGCCTAGTTTCTTCATTGGTTACTCTGGTTTATAAGAAGCTTATGAATGCCAAGTTCATATATTTGAATAATCAATAGGGATCCATTTGTTTTATGCTTGCATCATTCTTCTATAGTATAATTGTGTACGGTATAATGCAACAagtcttttttcttctataaagTTGAGTTGGTAATAATGGATTTGTATTCACTCAACTTCTTATAGTTGCATTAGGACTCTTAAAAATGACATGTCAACTGCTAGTGGTAAAAATACATTCATACCATACACCAAGAATAATGAGTCGTGGTATGAATGTAttaatattcttaataattatgtgcttacaaggaaaataaaaacatgttatgcCAATCTTTATAAGTcacaatcattttttaatattcttattttttaaaattatcccaTGACTTAATTTCTCGTAATGATTATGTGTCAATCTGTGTTTTATaaacataatatttctttatttcatcAGAGTTGATGGAGCTTAAGAATTCCTTCCAATTTATAATGGTTAGGATAAATCATCCTTccaagaatgtttttttttatttttattttttatcatacaatGTTCTTTAAAATTAGGGGTTCATTTCCTGCGTTCGTCACTTTGGCTTGcaaaaagctttttttaataacaagtcTCTTTATTTGAACAACTAAgggtggattttttttgttatatcattATCCATTGATGTAATTGTCCATGGCATAGTACAACACAAGTCctttttttctatgaagttgAATTGGTCATAAAAGATTTTTATCCACCTAGGTTTTTATAGTTGTTCTTTCATTAAGACTTTTAAAAATGGTATTCCAAACCTCTATTACATACACTAGAAGAATAAACTACACtttttcatatagtttataTAATCAATCTTCATAGTTCAACAATATTGTACAACCCTTACAATATGTCTAGCCATCATATGATAATTGAcatcatgtgatttttttaaaaaacttttagaatAACTCACTTTGTTATTCTTGTGTATGAAGTTGACTTTACCAATTTAATGAAGTAGTTGATGCCCATTAGAGGTATTTAGAGAGATATGTTTAATAACATCCATGCCTATATTGAGAAGGGCCATGAGGCTATTAGGTTATTCAAAAGTGTAAAAGAAGTATagaacttatatatatatatttgacattTATGCCACATTCTCATATAGTTTATATAGTCAATCTgcataaatgaataataatatcttACCCTTACAATCTATTTAGCAATCATGTGATCATTGATATGAATTGCATAAGCCCTTTTCatggacttttttttaaaaaatttattgacttCTTCTTTATCAACACATCTTAGCAAGACTATGTCATGTCTTAATTGACAAAACAATTCCTCaatggaaaagaaattaattgataattttctaacgatttttttatttttactttctcaGTTATGTTTTTTTGGTATTCTTGATTCTTAATATacca of Populus trichocarpa isolate Nisqually-1 chromosome 16, P.trichocarpa_v4.1, whole genome shotgun sequence contains these proteins:
- the LOC7467612 gene encoding lipid phosphate phosphatase gamma, translated to MSNTPLKAVTLTLVRYQKGDQIGHFLAWVSLIPVFISLGGFLTHFIFRRELHGMFFALGLLISQFINGIIKTFVKQARPETCALLDMCDSLGWPSSHSQYMFFFAVYFTLLTLDGIGFSEIKNNWAVNFFPWSLAVLTMYSRVYLGYHTFAQVFAGAVLGFFLGAGWYWVVTNVISEYFPMIEESMFGRMFYVKDSSHIRNVLKFEYENARAARKNMDAKAD